From Triticum urartu cultivar G1812 chromosome 2, Tu2.1, whole genome shotgun sequence, a single genomic window includes:
- the LOC125538316 gene encoding zinc-finger homeodomain protein 8-like, with translation MMDHLSLVPYEGGSGAGGDAGAKYKECMRNHAAAMGGQAFDGCGEYMPASPDSLKCAACGCHRSFHRRAGSLAGGACPAPFFFSPPPPPPPHHHPPPHHPVLQGFLPSAPPRPPQLALPYHAVPAAWHHALLDPARAGSETPPRADDCSPGCGSGSFSRKRHRTKFTPEQKERMRAFAEKQGWRINRDDGGALERFCLEIGVKRNVLKVWMHNHKHQLASPTSVAAGMGMGMGMGIGINPGALGTGTGTGADAGVGVGGGVGAGTGDGDGDDDDTDDDSPPRAAVSSPSPSPISV, from the coding sequence ATGATGGATCACCTGAGCCTGGTGCCCTACGAGGGAGGCAGCGGCGCCGGGGGCGACGCCGGGGCCAAGTACAAGGAGTGCATGCGCAACCACGCCGCCGCCATGGGCGGCCAGGCCTTCGACGGCTGCGGGGAGTACATGCCGGCCTCGCCCGACTCGCTCAAGTGCGCCGCCTGCGGCTGCCACCGCAGCTTCCACCGCCGCGCGGGTAGCCTCGCGGGCGGGGCCTGCCCGGCGCCCTTCTTCTTCagcccgcccccgccgccgcccccgcaccATCACCCGCCGCCGCACCACCCCGTGCTGCAGGGCTTCCTCCCGTCGGCGCCCCCGCGGCCGCCCCAGCTCGCGCTGCCGTACCACGCCGTGCCCGCCGCGTGGCACCACGCCCTGCTGGACCCCGCGCGCGCCGGCTCGGAGACGCCTCCCCGGGCGGACGACTGCAGCCCCGGGTGCGGGAGCGGGAGCTTCTCGAGGAAGCGGCATCGGACCAAGTTCACCCCGGAGCAGAAGGAGAGGATGCGCGCCTTCGCCGAGAAGCAGGGGTGGCGCATCAACCGCGACGACGGCGGCGCCCTCGAGCGCTTCTGCCTCGAGATCGGCGTCAAGCGGAACGTCCTCAAGGTCTGGATGCACAACCACAAGCACCAGCTCGCCTCGCCCACCTCCGTCGCGGCCGGTATGGGCATGGGCATGGGGATGGGCATCGGCATCAACCCAGGAGCCCTCGGCACCGGCACTGGGACCGGCGCTGACGCTGGCGTTGGCGTTGGCGGTGGCGTTGGAGCGGGCaccggcgacggcgacggcgacgacgacgacacgGACGACGACTCGCCTCCACGCGCCGCCGTCTCttcgccctccccctcccccatCAGCGTCTAG